From the Oscarella lobularis chromosome 13, ooOscLobu1.1, whole genome shotgun sequence genome, one window contains:
- the LOC136194438 gene encoding uncharacterized protein, whose product MAELGGTALALLRDVFDAIDTDRSGFIDSAELSRACERLSLKLDATEPLGKDERLDFPAYVSFIRKRLVTAFEAIDRDGSGAIDIAELRQTLSDVGLRREITEREVTAMFAQVDTNRDNRIDFGEFSDFFAHLPDPSLVSIARQWARGDGIDVGADFAPPPLPPASMPLWRFLLAGGMGGVASRTLTSPLERIKLLAQTQTISRDARIASTLSHLWKTEGVRGLFAGNGANVARVFPYAALVCLAYSNLCKMFPVDAVNNVYEPVWRMGSAATAGTFATLLTHPLDVVRARLTVVKDAKGIGRTLVALARHDGFRGLYKGLGPTLLSIAPFLAVQQSSYDYMKSRASHMGLNPSISLFASCGIVAGTLAQTIVYPLDVLRRRMQVNRDSSEKTTLQVARGIAARHGIRGFYPGLAATYAKVVPAAAVSLLVRDAFLGRLSTT is encoded by the exons ATGGCTGAACTAGGAGGAACGGCTCTAGCATTACTACGAGACGTCTTCGACGCAATCGACACGGACAGAAGCGGCTTTATCGATTCCGCTGAACTATCGAGAGCGTGCGAGCGGCTCTCATTGAAGCTAGACGCCACAGAGCCGCTGGGAAAAGACGAACGGCTCGACTTTCCCGCATATGTCTCCTTCATACGAAAACGACTTGTAACCGctttcgaagcgatcgacCGAGACGGTTCGGGCGCAATCGACATCGCAGAACTTCGCCAGACGCTAAGCGACGTCGGACTGCGGCGCGAAATCACCGAACGTGAAGTAACCGCAATGTTTGCGCAAGTCGACACAAATCGCGACAATCGCATCGATTTCGGCGAGTTCAGCGACTTCTTCGCGCACCTACCCGACccgtcgctcgtctccaTCGCTCGCCAATGGGCGCGCGGCGACGGAATCGACGTTGGAGCCGATTTCGCCCCTCCGCCGCTTCCCCCTGCTTCGATGCCACTCTGGCGATTTTTACTCGCTGGCGGCATGGGAGGTGTCGCTTCTCGAACCCTAACATCGCCGCTGGAACGAATAAAGCTTCTCGCTCAG ACGCAGACTATCAGTCGAGATGCGCGCATCGCGTCGACTCTTTCCCATCTATGGAAAACCGAAGGCGTGCGTGGGCTCTTCGCAGGAAACGGCGCTAACGTCGCTCGCGTCTTCCCCTACGCCGCTCTCGTCTGCTTAGCATACTCGAACCTCTGCAAG ATGTTTCCCGTTGACGCGGTAAATAACGTATATGAACCCGTCTGGCGAATGggatcggcggcgacggctggAACGTTCGCCACGCTCCTCACTCACCccctcgacgtcgttcgagcTCGACTCACTGTCGTCAAGGACGCGAAAG GCATCGGTCGTACTCTCGTTGCTCTCGCGCGACACGACGGATTTCGTGGACTCTACAAAGGTCTCGGTCCTACGCTTCTATCCATTGCCCCGTTTCTCGCCGTGCAGCAATCGTCATACGATTATATGAAATCGAGAGCGTCTCATATGGGTTTGAACCCCAGTATCAGTCTTTTTGCTTCGTGTGGCATCGTTGCCGGAACCCTGGCGCAAACC ATCGTTTATCCCCTGGACGTGCTACGACGACGCATGCAAGTCAATCGGGATTCTTCtgagaagacgacgcttcAAGTGGCTCGAGGGATTGCGGCACGGCACGGCATTCGCGGCTTTTACCCGGGCCTTGCGGCCACCTATGCTAAGGTCGTTCCAGCGGCTGCCGTGAGTCTGCTCGTGCGCGACGCTTTCCTCGGTCGACTTTCGACTACTTGA
- the LOC136194464 gene encoding uncharacterized protein isoform X1 yields the protein MAARDEEEEEIPEVEADGFQKGDRKGDEEKKALCLLNYDVSHVNIARVPRGQFVQGMHYPDIWLGERSVPPVLLCSKNRHFEKDIRGIVGHIECSIEYRKQEYRHHSGQEYHSESPPTNKQSRGHWYMIQALESFVSYCKKAYEN from the exons ATGGCAGCCAGG gacgaagaagaagaagagattcCCGAAGTGGAAGCAGACGGCTTCCAAAAAGGCGATCGCAAAGgtgacgaagagaaaaaggcgcTTTGTCTACTAAACTACGACGTATCACACGTCAACATAGCTCGAGTGCCCCG TGGACAATTCGTGCAGGGAATGCACTACCCAGATATTTGGCTGGGCGAACGAAGCGTGCCGCCTGTGCTGCTGTGCAGCAAAAATCGACATTTTGAGAAAGACATCAGAGGAATCGTTGGGCACATCGAGTGCTCAATAGAATATCGAAAGCAGGAGTACAGACATCACAGTGGTCAGGAATACCATTCCGAATCGCCTCCGACCAATAAGCAGAGTCGTGGCCATTGGTACATGATTCAAGCGCTAGAAAGTTTTGTTTCCTATTGTAAGAAGGCGTACGAAAATTGA
- the LOC136194445 gene encoding uncharacterized protein isoform X1 gives MLALVFLALISRSLSQTNSTVGPSSSNCPSDYFTGAQGLWCYAHVQTRLTFGNAEKTCRENGGQIAEIKSAEEDAFIRSLIAQNDGSIVDTWIGLLDQDIQANNFEGRFYWLSNPRNILSPDSYTNWAPDEPEASNRESRDCVVYTTTGWKVGSSGCESAERPFLCQAQACTTVDCNTGAFVGGDGSNNAGLIAGIIVAIVLIAVVIIVLWYVYKFHNDVWQKYLCCCCLPSKVGIEKLEQENQRLRRELSLRRTASQTQRGDSFRQTSFTSNRFPAISPEFHPSDASPAIPDGQGGMLPSIKPQASPRMPRSYEGSPPPIPALKRQTSGASGRTSSTGGMVTIPGMPRPVRRPESVSGPSRGPLPPFMAPTLVTTRNSDPIKEEQETN, from the exons ATGCTTGCCTTGGTCTTCTTGGCGTTGATTTCTCGTTCACTGTCTCAAACCAATTCAACTG TAGGGCCATCGTCGTCCAATTGCCCTTCGGACTATTTTACGGGCGCCCAGGGCCTGTGGTGCTACGCTCACGTCCAGACGAGACTCACGTTCGGAAATGCGGAGAAGACGTGTCGAGAGAACGGCGGACAAATAGCCGAAATAAAATCAGCGGAGGAAGACGCCTTCATTCGAAGTCTCATCGCCCAGAACGATGGATCAATAGTGGATACATGGATAGGGCTTTTGGATCAGGACATTCAAGCGAATAATTTCGAGGGACGATTCTATTGGCTGAGCAATCCGAGAAACATTCTCAGTCCCGATTCGTACACGAACTGGGCCCCAGACGAACCGGAGGCGTCGAATCGCGAGTCAAGAGATTGCGTTGTTTATACGACGACTGGATGGAAAGTGGGGAGCAGCGGATGCGAGTCAGCTGAGAGACCATTTCTATGTCAAGCCCAAG CGTGCACGACTGTTGATTGTAATACCGGTGCTTTTGTTGGGGGCGATGGGAGCAACAATGCCGGTCTCATTGCTGGTATTATTGTTGCTATTGTTCTCATCGCCGTTGTCATCATTGTGCTCTGGTACGTCTACAAGTTTCACAATGACGTGTGGCAGAAGTATCTCTGCTGCTGTTGTCTCCCGTCGAAAGTCGGCATAGAGAAATTGGAGCAGGAAAATCAACGATTGAGACGCGAGCTGTCGCTACGTAGAACGGCGAGTCAAACGCAGAGAGGCGATTCCTTTCGACAAACGTCATTCACAAGCAATCGATTTCCGGCCATCAGTCCAGAAT TTCATCCTTCGGATGCTTCGCCTGCTATTCCGGACGGTCAGGGCGGAATGCTTCCGTCTATCAAACCCCAAGCGAGTCCTCGTATGCCGCGTTCTTACGAGGGGTCCCCACCGCCCATACCCGCTCTAAAGCGGCAAACTTCCGGTGCAAGCGGGCGTACGTCATCCACGGGAGGCATGGTAACGATTCCCGGCATGCCTCGACCCGTCAGACGACCTGAGAGCGTCTCGGGTCCTTCGAGGGGGCCCCTGCCGCCTTTCATGGCGCCCACGCTCGTTACAACTCGAAATTCTGATCCaataaaagaagaacagGAAACAAATTAG
- the LOC136194415 gene encoding collagen alpha-1(IV) chain-like, producing the protein MSHFGVRLLLAIAVPSFWANAIRTDTISHRSRRDGHEDDPTIMSPLEEMLGSGVELEMLKGDKGEKGNRGLQGDPGEQGHNGTDGFPGPRGFAGHRGPEGPQGLPGATGLTGRRGKQGHKGMKGEPGLRGITGATGSTGDVGPKGEKGEVGDQGIQGIKGESVKGQKGTMGRQGDRGEDGTPGHTGPKGSVGDKGDNGVPGPTGDKGERGPSGFSGEDGTPGRKGSKGSQGITGPPGPTGEAGKDGTPGTVGPRGEIGQQGPPGPAGPKGIDGTDGAPGEQGPQGVPGNDGGKGDKGDKGEAIRGEKGDVGASGQNGQNGEKGESGEDGIPGSRGPKGSDGLKGDVGASGPKGERGDKGFTGEDGTPGRPGSEGSQGNIGPQGPQGTPGEKGERGPIGPKGEIGERGLVGLPGPKGVDGIDGVKGDQGPQGVPGNDGLRGDKGSKGDAVTGEKGDVGAPGTDGTNGQKGEPGENGTPGNRGPQGPDGLKGDVGDPGPMGERGDEGFAGEDGTPGRNGNKGSQGNTGPAGPKGEPGEVGTPGTAGQKGEPGQQGPQGLVGPRGTDGTNGAPGERGEPGVPGSVGATGDKGVNGDTVKGDKGDVGSPSEKGMKGQMGDVGPKGSIGLKGDIGERGFKGERGDKGFTGEDGTPGRNGNIGAPGPRGPVGVPGANGTSGPAGMKGEKGECITPPKEELSPTEKPKGGKTPVENSTLVVLHSLSSEEPTCPNGFNKEYSGYSFSFANGYGFSLGQSLGDPSSCMKNFNRRLFVACTGDSCDANMRTGYSYWLSSGVRAETPLSNESISRCTVCSGLGTVKVAHSFMTEVPMCPKNYVDLWRGYSYAGNTGAISSLGSQEILSDSGSCLPKFYSFLTVECSFSSSKKCRTHSSNRAYWLAAADADHSTKGPGEGRISRCRVCYRKADL; encoded by the exons ATGAG TCACTTCGGAGTTCGTCTCCTCCTTGCAATTGCTGTGCCATCCTTTTGGGCCAACGCTATTCGCACG GATACTATTTCTCATCGATCTCGTCGAGATGGCCATGAAGATGACCCG ACTATCATGAGCCCTTTGGAAGAGATGTTGGGAAGTGGCGTGGAGTTGGAG ATGCttaaaggagacaaaggagaaaag ggaAACCGGGGCCTTCAAGGAGATCCTGGCGAACAG GGGCATAATGGAACTGACGGATTTCCAGGACCGCGTGGATTTGCTGGGCATCGGGGTCCCGAAGGACCTCAA GGCCTTCCTGGTGCAACAGGTCTGACCGGTCGGAGAGGAAAGCAGGGTCACAAAGGGATGaag GGAGAACCTGGACTTAGAGGAATAACTGGAGCCACAGGAAGCACT GGAGACGTTGGTCCGAAAGGTGAAAAGGGCGAAGTTGGAGACCAAGGAATTCAG GGAATAAAAGGCGAGTCAGTCAAAGGCCAAAAGGGAACGATGGGTCGGCAAGGTGACCGAGGCGAAGACGGAACTCCCGGTCACACCGGACCGAAGGGATCAGTTGGAGATAAAGGAGACAACGGCGTTCCTGGTCCTACTGGGGACAAAGGGGAAAGAGGACCCTCAGGATTTTCGGGCGAAGATGGAACTCCTGGGCGCAAAGGAAGTAAAGGAAGTCAAGGTATTACCGGTCCCCCTGGACCCACTGGAGAAGCAGGTAAAGATGGAACGCCTGGAACGGTGGGCCCGAGAGGGGAGATAGGTCAACAGGGGCCTCCGGGACCAGCTGGACCGAAAGGCATTGATGGGACGGATGGCGCTCCGGGGGAGCAGGGTCCCCAAGGAGTTCCAGGAAATGACGGCGGGAAAGGAGACAAGGGCGATAAGGGAGAAGCGATTAGAG GTGAAAAGGGCGATGTTGGAGCGTCTGGACAGAATGGACAGAATGGTGAAAAAGGCGAATCTGGCGAAGATGGAATTCCTGGAAGTCGTGGACCTAAGGGATCGGACGGTCTTAAAGGAGACGTTGGTGCCTCTGGACCCAAGGGTGAAAGAGGAGACAAAGGATTTACAGGCGAAGACGGAACTCCCGGGCGTCcaggaagcgaaggaagtCAGGGTAATATTGGCCCTCAAGGACCTCAGGGAACACCaggtgaaaaaggagaacgtGGACCGATTGGTCCAAAGGGAGAGATAGGCGAACGGGGGCTTGTGGGACTTCCTGGACCTAAAGGCGTGGATGGAATTGACGGCGTTAAAGGTGATCAGGGTCCCCAAGGAGTTCCAGGAAACGACGGACTAAGAGGAGACAAGGGGAGCAAAGGAGACGCAGTTACAG GCGAAAAGGGTGATGTTGGGGCTCCTGGAACAGATGGAACAAACGGTCAAAAAGGCGAGCCTGGGGAAAATGGAACTCCCGGGAATAGAGGGCCTCAGGGACCAGACGGTCTAAAAGgagacgtcggcgatccTGGACCCATGGGTGAAAGAGGAGACGAAGGATTTGCGGGCGAAGATGGAACTCCTGGGCGCAATGGAAATAAAGGAAGTCAAGGTAATACCGGCCCAGCTGGACCTAAGGGAGAACCAGGTGAAGTTGGAACGCCTGGAACGGCGGGTCAGAAAGGAGAGCCAGGTCAACAGGGGCCTCAGGGACTTGTTGGACCCAGAGGCACTGATGGAACGAATGGCGCTCCGGGAGAGCGGGGTGAACCAGGAGTTCCAGGAAGCGTCGGTGCGACGGGAGATAAGGGTGTTAATGGAGATACAGTCAAGG gtgacAAGGGCGATGTTGGGAGTCCTAGCGAAAAAGGAATGAAAGGTCAAATGGGCGATGTCGGACCTAAAGGATCAATTGGGCTAAAAGGAGACATTGGTGAACGTGGATTCAAGGGTGAAAGGGGAGACAAAGGATTTACAGGCGAAGATGGAACTCCTGGGCGCAACGGAAATATAGGAGCTCCTGGTCCCCGAGGACCCGTTGGAGTACCGGGTGCAAATGGAACGAGTGGACCTGCTGGGatgaaaggagaaaaaggagaat gcaTTACTCCCCCCAAAGAGG AGTTATCTCCTACAGAGAAACCAAAGGGAGGAAAAACGCCTGTGGAGAATTCTACCCTCGTCGTGCTTCATTCGCTTTCATCAGAAGAACCGACTTGTCCTAATGGATTCAATAAAGAATATTCTGGCtattcattttcatttgcGAATGGCTACGGCTTTTCTTTGG GTCAATCACTTGGAGATCCTTCTTCCTGtatgaaaaatttcaatcgtcgtctcttcgttGCCTGTACTGGAGATTCGTGCGACGCAAACATGCGCACTGGCTACAG CTACTGGCTTTCGTCTGGTGTACGAGCTGAGACTCCTTTGAGCAACGAGTCGATCAGTAGGTGCACTGTCTGCAGCGGATTAGGCACCGTCAAAGTCGCACACAGCTTCATGACAGAAGTTCCCATGTGTCCGAAAAATTATGTCGACCTTTGGCGGGGATACAGCTATGCTGGA AATACGGGGGCCATCTCGTCGCTTGGCTCGCAAGAAATTCTATCCGATTCTGGATCTTGCCTGCCGAAGTTTTACAGCTTTTTGACTGTTGAATGCAGTTTTTCCAGTTCAAAGAAATGTCGCACGCACTCATCGAATCGAGCCTATTGGCTCGCAGCTGCTGACGCCGACCACTCGACGAAAGGACCTGGAGAAGGGCGCATTAGTCGCTGCCGCGTTTGTTATCGCAAGGCTGACTTGTAA
- the LOC136194457 gene encoding transmembrane ascorbate-dependent reductase CYB561-like, translated as MKRDDAGERVYVPIWLFTLYELASALPTVLIVYWTWSYRGGLAWNGSEQHFNWHPVLMVTGLIYFTSQSLLAFRLLPCSKATKKALHVLLHLCSGTCAVIGLVAVLEFHRRNGHSDFHSLHSWCGLITLALFTLQFLLGFCAFLFPGFRMERRTSFRPIHSVLGLGVFSLAIVTSLIGINEKIQFINLASHEDEEMSLENVLANSVGLIILFIFCLVFAILSRKRYKALSQRQGELLLP; from the exons ATGAAACGCGACGATGCTGGAGAACGCGTCTACGTTCCAATCTGGCTCTTCACCTTATACGAACTCGCCAGTGCATTGCCAACGGTTCTAATCGTCTACTGGACGTGGAGCTATCGCGGCGGATTGGCGTGGAACGGATCGGAGCAGCATTTCAACTGGCATCCTGTTCTAATGGTAACAGGGCTCATTTACTTTACCAGCCAAT CGTTACTCGCGTTTCGTCTACTTCCGTGTTCGAAAGCGACAAAGAAGGCGCTGCACGTGCTACTTCATCTTTGCAGTGGCACGTGCGCTGTGATCGGTCTCGTTGCCGTGCTGGAGTTTCATAGGCGAAACGGGCATTCGGattttcattctcttcacAGTTGGTGTGGTCTGATCACACTTGCTTTATTCACCTTGCAG TTTCTTTTGGGGTTTTGTGCCTTTTTGTTTCCGGGTTTTCGTATGGAGCGTCGGACTTCGTTTCGTCCGATTCATTCCGTGCTGGGTCtcggcgttttttcgctTGCCATTGTAACGTCTCTCATTGGCATCAACGAGAAAATACAATTTATAAA ctTGGCCAGTCATGAGGATGAAGAGATGTCTCTTGAAAATGTTCTTGCTAACAGTGTGGGCCTCATAATActcttcattttttgtctCGTATTTGCAATATTGTCAAGAAAGCGATACAAGGCGTTGTCTCAGAGGCAAGGAGAATTACTATTGCCCTAA
- the LOC136194895 gene encoding uncharacterized protein: protein MSPFRPDSKIHPDQLTVLGTSVVPLHFQPCLDVVTPQTPSYFCPSLPSPSNGQVEISPDGSKAQYTCNEGFSLYGHPSRVCCETEWLGRTPLCAQNGQWGEWTHWASCSQTCGSGTSTRQRSCDSPPPDRYGNDCEGSASESQPCFIEGCSECNVTDIRGPVSVHVSDDGLTASLTCPDGYVPVGGETRSCNSTSETWNAEIYMPVPCRSRCGPLDPPRDGSVLFDDASGAVYFCDEGFQLIGSSERRCLGCGGGKWTGAEPFCVKPGPEKLIGVHPVIYLDSGSHKVSSHIFYMAAASDIRPALRSIFFYYRIPRGAGNVLVMAQLLDTVTNSTVGRSSLITLKASGFEFVFTPVCIQLSSDRRQSFDSRIQLQVTVPSDTTYEMRRLETSKTDACRVKSGECPAVSDFVPTRCGLYCQHDGNCPEKMKCCSTKCGVDCINPINASQIAEPEPLDDGSVSFDCPDDGSGGDCGFKSSSCGSTAWKLSLNDTEKTLPVSASPGRECTMDVCVDCLYPNSFSDTTVMSSSRKRRSFVGDAAKAGRAAFAFIPNGDNPFQWGTLPSALIPKAYKSLQFHVRMIEGEPGSFTGHHLTVWLRCYLDDSKEINLGDRYRPGKYLRYHIPHFNNVGIDRRVTILDIDEKIENQFPGGLTMCPQYYVEFRGSAIGTALIVSSIFFSKERDCPP, encoded by the exons ATGTCGCCTTTTCGGCCTGATTCGAAAAT CCACCCAGATCAATTGACAGTACTCGGAACGTCCGTAGTTCCACTTCACTTTCAGC CATGCTTGGACGTCGTCACGCCTCAGACACCGTCAT ACTTTTGTCCAAGTCTTCCATCCCCGTCCAATGGACAAGTAGAAATTTCTCCTGATGGATCAAAGGCCCAGTACACGTGCAACGAAGGCTTCAGTCTTTATGGCCATCCAAGTCGAGTTTGCTGTGAAACAGAGTGGCTTGGAAGGACACCTTTATGCGCCCAAA ACGGCCAGTGGGGAGAGTGGACTCATTGGGCATCATGCTCTCAAACATGCGGAAGTGGAACGAGCACAAGACAACGTTCATGCGATAGCCCGCCACCCGATCGCTACGGAAACGATTGCGAGGGCAGCGCGTCGGAGAGCCAGCCTTGTTTCATCGAAGGATGTTCTG AGTGTAATGTGACGGACATTCGCGGGCCTGTTTCGGTTCACGTGTCCGACGACGGCttgacggcgtcgttgaCTTGCCCCGACGGATATGTTCCTGTTGGAGGCGAGACGAGATCGTGTAATTCGACAAGCGAAACTTGGAATGCGGAAATCTATATGCCCGTGCCATGTCGAAGTC GGTGCGGTCCTCTGGATCCTCCTCGAGATGGGTCCGTTCTTTTTGACGACGCCTCTGGGGCTGTCTACTTTTGCGACGAAGGATTTCAGCTTATAGGTTCAAGCGAACGTAGGTGCCTCGGTTGTGGTGGTGGAAAGTGGACTGGAGCAGAGCCATTTTGCGTAAAACCAG GGCCAGAGAAGTTGATTGGAGTTCATCCGGTTATCTATCTTGACAGTGGATCTCATAAAGTTAGTAGTCACATCTTCTATATGGCAGCGGCCAGCGATATTAGACCGGCTTTGCGATCTATCTTTTTCTACTATCGCATTCCTCGTGGAGCAGGTAACGTTTTAGTCATGGCCCAACTTCTGGACACGGTCACAAATAGTACGGTGGGAAGGAGCTCGTTGATAACGCTCAAGGCGTCCGGTTTCGAATTTGTCTTCACTCCAGTTTGCATTCAGTTGTCGTCCGATCGACGCCAGTCTTTTGATAGTAGAATTCAGTTGCAGGTCACTGTGCCTAGTGACACTACGTACGAAATGAGAAGACTTGAGACAAGTAAAACGGATGCTTGCAGAG tAAAAAGCGGCGAATGTCCGGCGGTTTCCGACTTCGTTCCTACTCGTTGTGGACTGTATTGTCAGCACGACGGAAATTGTCCTGAAAAGATGAAGTGCTGCAGCACAAAATGCGGAGTTGACTGCATCAATCCAATCAACGCAA GTCAGATAGCAGAGCCTGAGCCTCTCGATGATGGCTCCGTATCGTTTGACTGCCCTGATGATGGGTCTGGTGGCGATTGCGGATTCAAGAGCTCCTCGTGTGGCAGCACTGCGTGGAAGCTTAGTCTGAACGACACTGAGAAAACGCTACCGGTCAGCGCCTCACCTGGAAGGGAATGCACCATGGACGTATGCGTCGATTGCCTATACCCGAATTCATTCTCAGACACAACCGTCATGTCTTCctcaagaaaaaggcgaagtTTTGTAGGTGACGCAGCGAAAG CCGGCAGAGCAGCTTTCGCTTTTATTCCCAATGGCGATAATCCCTTCCAGTGGGGAACGTTGCCCTCAGCTCTTATCCCAAAGGCATACAAATCGCTGCAGTTTCATGTGCGCATGATTGAAGGCGAGCCTGGTTCCTTTACGGGTCATCACTTGACCGTGTGGCTGCGTTGCTACCTTGATGATAGCAAGGAGATTAACCTCGGTGATAGATACCGTCCTGGAAAATACCTCCGTTATCATATTCCTCATTTTAACAACGTTGGAATTGACAGGCGCGTCACAATATTGGACATTGACGAGAAGATAGAGAACCAGTTTCCTGGCGGTCTGACAATGTGTCCTCAGTACTATGTTGAATTTCGAGGCAGTGCTATAGGAACAGCTCTTATCGTCtcctcgattttcttcagtaAAGAACGAGATTGTCCGCCTTGA
- the LOC136194894 gene encoding plasma membrane ascorbate-dependent reductase CYBRD1-like, producing MRGVGSEERGVHIPLWLFVLYQLSSVLPTFLIVYWMWYYRDGLVWDGSAPNWHPVLMVTGLTYFTSQSLLTFRLLPFSRAVKKALHVILHLCAATCSAIGLAAVVEFHKKNGHANFLSFHSWCGLVALVLFAVQFLSGCCTFLYPGARTEHREACLPYHSMIGLGIFGLSALTSLIGINEKMQLALHDCRECNGTDEEITSEIVLANSVGFITLGFSCLVFVIVAQRRYTTFPQRQKHSLLL from the exons ATGAGAGGCGTTGGCAGCGAAGAACGCGGTGTCCACATTCCCCTGTGGCTCTTCGTCTTATACCAGCTATCGAGCGTTCTGCCAACCTTTCTCATCGTCTATTGGATGTGGTACTATCGCGATGGGTTGGTGTGGGACGGATCGGCTCCCAATTGGCATCCGGTTCTTATGGTGACAGGACTGACCTACTTCACTAGTCAAT CTCTACTCACTTTCCGTCTACTTCCGTTTTCGAGAGCAGTCAAGAAAGCGTTGCACGTGATACTGCATTTGTGCGCTGCGACGTGCAGTGCTATCGGTCTCGCTGCTGTGGTCGAGTTCCATAAGAAAAACGGTCACGCCAATTTTCTATCGTTTCATAGTTGGTGCGgtctcgtcgctctcgttctctttgctgTGCAG TTTCTTTCAGGTTGTTGTACTTTTCTGTACCCGGGTGCTCGAACTGAACATCGAGAGGCTTGTCTTCCATATCATTCTATGATTGGTCTTGGTATTTTTGGGCTATCTGCTCTGACATCTCTCATCGGTATCAACGAGAAAATGCAGCTTGCTCT tcacgATTGTCGTGAATGCAATGGAACAGATGAGGAGATAACGTCTGAAATCGTTTTGGCTAATAGTGTGGGATTTATTACTCTTGGATTTTCATGTCTCGTATTTGTAATAGTAGCTCAAAGAAGGTACACGACGTTTCCTCAAAGGCAAAAACACTCTCTTCTGCTTTGA
- the LOC136194445 gene encoding uncharacterized protein isoform X2 — MAASPETKSVRIRRDSLGSYGFILQYFVKGAGPKYTEYFRCDTEVYNEAVITNVCSRGPADLARLNIAPGDRVQEVNGVSVRGKPFHEILKQLKDSPEQLDLLLIPGPHRPKQLQSELKCLPADATVSDSEFERGYLAHEVFDVDGDVVKQSLETKFIQGGEDGAPPSEKAKKAPSKRLKRVKRRAVASRSGWHSLHDMSASLHDMPSYLPEEILRRGALRPRASTPPLVSNPVDTPSITTSEQPSR, encoded by the exons ATGGCGGCCTCACccgaaacgaaaagcgttcgcattcgacgcgattcgctcGGCTCCTACGGCTTCATTCTGCAGTACTTCGTCAAAGGCGCG GGACCAAAATACACCG AATACTTCCGTTGCGATACCGAAGTGTACAATGAGGCAGTCATTACAAATGTATGCAGTCGCGGCCCCGCTGACTTGGCCAGACTCAACATCG CTCCAGGAGATCGTGTTCAGGAAGTGAACGGGGTGAGCGTGCGCGGCAAACCTTTTCATGAAATCTTAAAACAGTTAAAAGACAG TCCTGAACAACTTGACCTCCTCCTCATCCCGGGCCCCCACCGTCCGAAACAACTACAAAGCGAGTTGAAGTGTCTCCCCGCCGACGCCACCGTCAGTGACTCAGAG TTTGAAAGGGGTTATCTGGCCCACGAggtctttgacgtcgacggcgacgtggtGAAGCAGAGTCTTGAAACGAAGTTTATTCAAGGCGGCGAGGATGGGGCACCTCCTagcgagaaagcgaagaaggcTCCTAGCAAGAGACTGAAGAGAGTGAAGAGGAGAGCGGTGGCCTCGAGATCTGGCTGGCATAGCCTGCATGATATGTCTGCCAGCCTGCATGATATGCCGTCGTATTTACCTGAAGAAATATTGAGAAGAGGAGCATTGCGTCCACGCGCCAGCACGCCGCCCTTAGTCTCGAACCCCGTAGATACCCCAAGCATCACTACGTCTGAACAGCCATCAAgatga
- the LOC136194464 gene encoding uncharacterized protein isoform X2 has protein sequence MAARDEEEEEIPEVEADGFQKGDRKGDEEKKALCLLNYDVSHVNIARVPRECTTQIFGWANEACRLCCCAAKIDILRKTSEESLGTSSAQ, from the exons ATGGCAGCCAGG gacgaagaagaagaagagattcCCGAAGTGGAAGCAGACGGCTTCCAAAAAGGCGATCGCAAAGgtgacgaagagaaaaaggcgcTTTGTCTACTAAACTACGACGTATCACACGTCAACATAGCTCGAGTGCCCCG GGAATGCACTACCCAGATATTTGGCTGGGCGAACGAAGCGTGCCGCCTGTGCTGCTGTGCAGCAAAAATCGACATTTTGAGAAAGACATCAGAGGAATCGTTGGGCACATCGAGTGCTCAATAG